In Miscanthus floridulus cultivar M001 chromosome 5, ASM1932011v1, whole genome shotgun sequence, one genomic interval encodes:
- the LOC136452088 gene encoding uncharacterized protein: MANLFLKQAKQDVATRPVYPPELFDFIASKTPRRNMAWDVGTGNGQAAASLATLYKAVVGTDTSAQQLAYATRLRNVRYVHTPSDLALEGIHATVAAPASVDLITVAQAFHWLDLPRFYAQARSVLRPDHGVLAAWCYTEPRIDSAVDAVFWRLYHGSENYWALNRRMVDDEYRSADFPCDPVEGETHTGPFEFSTQRRMDLDDYLLYITSWSAYQTAKDKGVELLDEATVQQFAAAWGGDGKEVKTVTYPIFLRIGKVRPE; encoded by the exons ATGGCAAATCTGTTCTTGAAGCAAGCCAAACAGGACGTGGCGACGCGGCCGGTCTACCCGCCGGAGCTCTTCGACTTCATCGCCTCCAAGACCCCTCGCCGCAACATGGCCTGGGACGTCGGCACCGGCAACGGCCAGGCCGCAGCATCG CTGGCGACACTGTACAAGGCCGTGGTGGGCACGGACACGAGCGCGCAGCAGCTCGCCTACGCGACGCGCCTCCGCAACGTCCGCTACGTCCACACCCCGTCGGACCTGGCCCTCGAGGGGATCCACGCCACCGTCGCCGCGCCGGCCTCCGTCGACCTCATCACCGTCGCTCAGGCCTTCCACTGGCTCGACCTCCCGCGCTTCTACGCGCAGGCCCGCTCCGTGCTGCGCCCCGACCACGGCGTGCTCGCCGCCTGGTGCTACACCGAGCCACGCATCGACAGCGCCGTCGACGCCGTGTTCTGGCGCCTGTACCACGGCTCGGAGAACTACTGGGCGCTCAACCGCCGCATGGTCGACGACGAGTATCGGAGCGCCGACTTCCCGTGCGACCCGGTCGAGGGGGAGACGCACACAGGCCCGTTCGAGTTCTCCACGCAGCGGCGGATGGACCTGGATGACTACCTCCTGTACATCACGTCGTGGTCCGCGTACCAGACGGCCAAGGATAAGGGCGTCGAGCTGCTCGACGAGGCCACCGTGCAGCAGTTTGCGGCAGCATGGGGTGGCGACGGGAAGGAGGTGAAGACCGTCACGTACCCCATCTTCCTCAGGATTGGCAAGGTGAGGCCAGAATGA